In the Desulfobaccales bacterium genome, one interval contains:
- a CDS encoding DUF2062 domain-containing protein, with the protein MKLRRLLRYYWLRLSRLRGDPRKLAWGMALGVFVGITPTVPFHMVTVLTLAPLLRVSVVTAYLGIWVMNPLTIVPLYILAFEVGAYLLFPGGVLTLPEVWTWKSALEVLWRGGLALQVGGVIIALPPAVASYFLTLWAVRRQRQRRRGRSVCVQPLSPDAS; encoded by the coding sequence ATGAAACTGAGGCGGCTGCTCCGCTATTACTGGCTGAGGCTCAGCCGGCTGCGGGGCGATCCCCGCAAGCTGGCCTGGGGGATGGCCCTGGGGGTCTTTGTGGGCATCACCCCCACGGTGCCCTTCCATATGGTGACGGTGCTCACCCTGGCGCCCCTGCTCCGGGTCTCGGTGGTCACCGCCTATCTCGGCATCTGGGTGATGAATCCGCTGACCATCGTGCCCTTGTATATCCTGGCCTTTGAGGTGGGAGCCTACCTGCTCTTTCCCGGCGGGGTGCTCACCCTGCCGGAGGTCTGGACCTGGAAAAGCGCCCTGGAGGTCCTCTGGCGGGGGGGCCTGGCGCTGCAGGTGGGCGGGGTGATCATTGCTCTGCCGCCGGCGGTGGCCTCTTATTTCCTCACCCTGTGGGCCGTGCGGCGCCAACGGCAGCGCCGCCGCGGCAGGTCTGTCTGTGTCCAGCCCCTCTCCCCGGACGCTTCTTGA